AAGACGAGCCATGCTTTCGAACATAGCTAATGGGGATCTAATAAATTatgaaatcaaataaacaatTGCAAGTAATTAGAGACAGtcaatgttatatatatatatatatatatatatatatatatatatatatatatatatatatattgagattctttttttgtcctctaaTGTTGGTCTAGTCCACTTATTTAATGTTAAAGTTccaggttaaaggttaaaggtaaCTAACATTCCACCGTGACTCAGGTGATAGCAACAACCCAAAACTGTGTCAGAGGGTGAATGACCTGCATGTTTAACATGACTCTTTAAAACcataaacaacacacagtgtgtctCAGAGGTTAAATACCCGCTCGTCAAAAATGAAGAAGCCTCTTTGATGAGAGTTTAAATATTGTCAAAAAAACCTCAAGGGAGTCCAGGTGCCCACCATCTATATTCCTGAAGTCGTGGGGGAATGGCCTTTAAAGTGGAACAGaacagatttaaaacatttagaaCAAGCCTGGGTAACCCATTAGCTAATAAAAttgtacaaatataaaacattaaactgtTCAATGATAGCCAGATAGATTTTAATTAAGAGTGTGGGAAAAGGTCAGATCCTCTGGTTTTTGAATGAAGGCCTCATCATCAATTACAGGAGGAAAATACCAGACATATTTTTCAATGATGTGTGTtatataaatcaaaaataatagatatattttatttattatattattgctGTTACTGATAATATTGTCAGTATGtaacacaaaaatgttcatttaaaaacaaagttaaatgaTACATAAACAGTTTACTATGAGCTACAAATGGTGAAACATGTACGTTACTAATGTCGTGTTGCGTTGTAGctggatttattatttattattttgccaCAGCAACAGCTAACCCGCTAGCTACTATTCTAGAATCCAATGCTAGCACCATGGCAagcagttttaacatttaactggTACACAGTTCACTACTGATATCTGCGACGTCACTCTAGTCAAAACTACAGATACATATATctgcaattcagtttttactagtcaaaATGGCATCACAAATATCTGCCGGCGGATATCCGCAactgaattgtagatatctgTAATTCCAGTTTTAGGTATCTACGTCATTATGACTAGTCATAATTCAAGTTCAAAAATATCTTTAACTATCCTCAATTGAAGTTATCTACATTGTCTTTTTTAGATGTGAATTGCAGAAATCTATAATGACAAACCCTATACACACTAATAGCAAAAGTGATGTCATTCTGACTagtaaaaaaattaattatggATATCCGTTTTGTCATTTTGACTAATAAGAACCGAATTATGGATATTTGTAACGTCATTCCGACTAGTACTGAATTACGGATATCTGTGCTGTAATTTTGACAAGTAAATAGTGAAGTTATAtttgtgatgtcattttcacaagtaaatatctacatttacaacatttcGTTATCTACAACAAGGCTACTAACAtactattttttctttattgcaaAAAGGTACAAGAAAGAAACAGTACAGAGGTAATTAAAGTCATATTGCATTAGTGAACAAATAAAGAGCACAAACTTTACAATACAATTTTGCCAGGGTAGCCTACTAACATACTCGTCACAATGGAATTACgtcaaaatgacgtcacagagTAGCACCCGTTAGTTTAGCTAACACCTCCCACGACTACAATAGCCTCTCTTCAAAAACTTCTCGCTGTGTTCCTCTGAACTTCTAACTCCCCACACACTGTGGTGGACACCTCCCTCAGTAACTAGTGACCAAACAACACAGCGAAACACTTACATGTACAATACCAACCGTTACGATATAATTTATAAATCTAAGTGATTCCTATGCCctttgttttcagaaaaacattgaaaatattACTTGTCATTTCAGCAAATATGACAACATCAAAGACATGAACAGTGTTCGGCGTTTCCTCGAACTAAGATGTGAACTGAATGTGAATATCTCTCCGCTCGTGAACAGACTGTATTCATCCACTCAGCCTGGAAGTAAGTAGACCCTTTACGTAGAGCCTGACGCTCACGTCTTGCCGGGGGGCGGAGCCAGGTATCCGCTATAATGACACGTAAGACTCCTGCGTAATTTTTAAGGAAGACGCCTCACATTTCCCGTAATTGGATGGTGGATACGACTGCTTCTCCTCTGAGTTGATGAGTAATTGAGCTGTCTGGGACCAGTGGCTTCTTCTTCTGGATCCGCAAAAGAGACGCACGCTTCTCGGGGAGAGCAGCCGACGCACAAGATGAGGTTTTCGGCGCTCTTGTCTGTGCTGCGGTCGGTCGGCCCGGTGATAATCGGCATTTCTTTGGGCTTCACGCTGAGTTTGTTAAGTGTAAACTGGACAGACGAAGCGTGTTATGTGGACGTCAAGGAGGGCGAGGACACGAGTTTGGCTCAGGACGGACTGCTCAAAGGAGCCCGAAAGCCCAACTCCATTTCCAGCCTCAACGATGTGGAGTCAGAGGAGGATTTTGAACCAAGGATAGTTCCATATAAACAGGTCCAGAGTGCAGCGAAGAAAGTTTTCAGGTAAGTGTCGTGTGTGTCTACTCTCTGCTCAACTCAACAGAAATagtatttatgtgtttgttttgaatacTCGCCTCAGTTTTATAGTTTACAGTAGAGCAGGCCTCACTGTAGCTCATCATCCCCAGTAAATTAAGGATATACAGCAGCAGTCATTATGTTAGTCCACATTATACACGTCGACTGTCACATATTGAAAAAAGCAACACATAAAAGGCTATTGTAGCTAATGTGAATGATGGGAAAGCTCACCCAAAAGtgtataaaacacaatattaaattaaaacagaatGACAACAATAACTGTGGAATAATAAATGTAGTACAATATGTAGtaaatagattaaaaaacaacaacaactgaatgACAGACACTATAATACATTAATCAATAAAAGCTTAAACTAAACGACTTTGAGTGGGATGTgacacatatataatatacagtattatggAATGAAAAACCAGAAGTGTGAAAGTGGTGGATTTCCATTGTCAGTATAATACATTAGCAATAACTGTTTGTCTCTTAAACAAAATGTAAGGTAAAGGGATTCTGGTGTGTAGAGTTTGCGCTATAACATCTcaaattgtaattattttggtcaggataatcaaTTTTTCATAATGCCTAGACAGGattaaatataatacattatagTTAATACGCTACTATCTAAAAACCAAAGGCCAGGAATTACGAAGTATATTACAGAATAAAAAAGTATACAAAACGACAAAATATAACACCAAATGACAAATTAAGCTGATAAACCAAATGTTATTAACTTGGTAAGTAactgagtaaaaacaaaaaaagctggaATCAAAAGACTCCATGAATGAATCCATAATAAGTCGACTTCCCTTTTCCCTCGGCTGATTTCTACATTCCTACAGTGTAGCTAAGTTTAACTACATATTTTGTGGCAATATTTTATGCAGAAGGACATCTGTCCAAAACTTTTCCTGGATAGACTCCTTGTTTGAATGTTTCGccctcacactcacagagtGGTTGCATTTCATTGCATTTCTGAGAAAGTGTTTTCCCCTTAGACAAGTTGTGCTGAGGTGTAGCAGTGTGTACATTGAGAGGTAGGGCTGAAACATTACACATCGGAGGATAAAAGATCTGTTTGTTTGCTCAGTTCATTCATTAATTGCAATGGGATGTTCTAAAAGTAGTGGGGGGAAAAATGACAAGCACAATTGTTAAGTGCCTAAATAGACGAGTTCAAATTTGTTTGGTTTAAACAGCAGTCCAAAaccaaaatacatttaatttactaTCAGGGGTTGGATCGATACtgtgaaatattgcaatattttccATGGCGATATTATTGGCTTTTGAGGCACTGTGTAtcagggtttttgttttccatatgATTTTAACCAATGTTGCAAATAATAAATTTtctatttaataattattaataatttacatttccgtccactagatggtgccaggTGCTCACTCTGTGTATATCTGTGATTTTGCAATATCAAagcgtgacttaaatatcgctaTACTATCATATTGCGATTCCCAGCCCTTTACTATCAACTATTAATTATCAATAAATTCTCTTTCAATCCAGTAAAAGTCGCATCACTAACAAGATCCCAAATGGATGATGTCAGTATACCACAGAAATGATAGAAATTCTAATTCACAGTGCGACTTCTAGCAGGTTTTTTCATagttccatttattttaatacaagTTAAGAAAATGGAACCTGAAAGTTACTCAAAGAATTGTTTAAAATGATATCTTTTGTTGTAATGTATAGctttgttcagtgttttttgcacagttttttttccaacagtgATTTGATGTCTTTTTCCAGGGCTAGATACATAAGCACCGAGTTGGGGATGCGAGAGCGTTTGTTTGTCGGGGTCCTGACATCCAAAAACAGCATAAACACAATGGGTGTCGCCGTCAATCGCACCATTAGCCATCACCTGGACTCCGTGATCTTCTTCACCGGCACGCACAACCGCAAAGTCCCTCATGGCATGTTCACGGTTTCCCATGGAGACGAGAGGCTGATATGGAACATGTTTCAGACCGTCAAATACATCTTTGACCATTACATCAATGAATACGACTGGTTTTACTTTGTCCAAGACGACACCTACACCGAGGCGGACAGGATCAAAACCCTGGTGGATCACCTGAGTATGGACCGAGAGCTTTACATGGGCAGTCCCGAGGAGTTCATCGGTGGGGAGATGGAAGGGAAGTATTGCTATGGAGGCTTTGGATACCTCCTGTCACGTACCTTGCTCCTGCGACTCCAGCCCTTCTTGGAAAACTGCAGGAACGATATCCTGAGCGCCAGGCCCGACGAGTGGCTCGGGAGATGCATCATCGATTACACCAACATAAATTGTGTCGGTGAATTTGAGGTAggctgtgtgtgtacttcagtGTCATTTCATAGCATGATCTTTAGTGTCTTTACttggagagacacacacaaacgtatgTGGCTAACAGGCACATCCGTTGTGATGTAGTCATGTCCATGTCACACACGGATAAAAATATCTCAAGTCTTTGGAATGCAGTGAGACTTTAAGTACGTCTTTTGATACCCGGGGCAAAGAAGTAGGTCACACTGGTTTTTCTCCAGCAAATAAACTCAGAACCTCCATCATCCAGACTAAGCTGCTGAATCAGTTGGTGATAGGACGCTCTCAGACATGTTTGTATCCCTACACATATTGAACACATTGAAAAAGCTGCATTGGTAATCTGTTTTTGTCCATAGTTAAATGCTTTTATTAATTCAGTGACGCTgctgcagcaacttcagtcaTCTCGGCAGCTCCCAGGCTTGGTAGGTCACTTGGTAACGTCATGGCATTACAGAAGCGCAGCACCTCAAGCACCTTAGCTGAAAACTTTATTAGACGTTGCATGTGAACGGCCACTAAGAGCGTCACTCGGAACAGCTGTGTGAGAGAGGTTACGGCACAGAGTTCTCcacggaaaaaaaacagaacccATCAAGACAGAAATCACGCGTTGCCCCGGGACACCACTAAAAACTGACGGCAATATAAAATTGTAATTGCCATGCCAGCACAGAGTGGTATTTATATTACAGAGTAGATTGCTAATACCCTTTAGCCTTTCATTTTTTCCATGGATCcagcagttgcagcagcagcatagaATGGATAAACAGCCAAGTAGAGCACAGCTGAGTCCACCCTTGCTTAAGTTCATTGGTGTGAAAATCTCCTGTGGGTCAACATGCTGTGCTCCTGTAATGTCATTAGCATTTAAAGTCAAACAAGCTCTTTAGAACCTTGATCTGCCCCCACTGCCCTTTGAGTTGATTGCATTCTGCAGTTGTCCTTCTCCATTAGTTGCAGAGAGCTTGtcacaaaatgtaaattttaCAATTGACACATTACACGTGCAGgtgtaaaaaatattattgacttattttaaccattaacCAAAGCAGGAAACCGTGTTGTTTCTTACTTTTGAGTAACTTGCAAGGGGTTAGTCAAGGCAGAAGAGCAGCAAGGGGGAAGTTGAAAAGGGCTTGTATAGGTAAGAAAGTGCTTGAACACAGAGCCAGACATCAATCTCACTATTTAGAGAGAACATTGGTGACAATTAGACACAGGCAGTGCTTTTGTAAGTGCACCGCAACAGGCTGTAAGCTGTGGGCAAACATTTGCAAGAGTGGCCTCATTGCTCTGCTAAGCAGCATCTCCACTCTTTGTTCTTTTAATAGCCCGATCAGATTGGGTTCACTTTTTTAATCACTCAAGCTCCTTAGgtggtttctttgttttcagtctaaATGACTGTGTCTTCATGTGGAATTTGTCAGTCCATTTGCAGGCGTCACCTTTAAATTAAAGTGTTAAATTTAACTGTTGATTATAGTTTCTAACTATATGACCCTAGTGAAATTAAGTCGTTGTATAACAACATTGTTCTGTCTTTTACTTCTCTATGCAACTGTGGTTGTTAAGCACTCTGTTAGCCTCCTGGATAGCATGTAATGtcaatttgaatggaaaaagtgtgtCATGATAACCGAGTTGAGAAGAGCACAAAGCTTCTTTTTGTCGTGCCAGATTTACGGTGGCTCATGAAAAGACCTCTCTGTTTCTTCTCAGGGGCATCAGTACCACCATTATGAGTTGGGGAAAAACTCTGATCCAAGCAAAGAGCAGAGTGAACATTTCAAGACGGCTCTGACCGTGCACCCAGTCTCTGACCCCGAACAGATGTATCGGCTGCACAGATTCTTCACCGAGATTGAACTCCAGAAGACGTACGATGAGATCGCTAAGCTGCAGGTAAGCCAATCTCCAAGTGTCACAAATAACCTGTGGttctgtcaaaaataaaacctcttcctcctccggCCTCCAATGGTAAGTACGATTTGTTTTTCACGAGTATGTTGGTCTGAATTCTTCATCTCGTCTCTCcacagaaagaaataaagaacgTCAGTGTGGTTGCTTTTGAGGGCAACCGAAGTGCCCATTGGCCGGTGGGGATCAATCCGCCTTTTGAGCCCAAATCCCGGTTTGAAGTTCTAAAGTGGGAGTACTTCACAGAGGAAGAGATCTATTCATGCATTGACGGCTCCCCCAAGTGTGAGCTGCAGGGCGTTGACCGCATGGACGTGGCCGATGTCATTGACACGGCCATCCTCGAGCTGAACAAGAAGTACAAGCCTGTTTTACACTTGAAGAAGCAGCATCTAATTAATGGTTACAGGCGCTTTGACCCCATCAGAGGCATGGAGTACACTCTGGACCTTCAGCTTGAGGTCGTTAACCAGAAAGGTCACAGTCGTTCCATCAGCAAGAGGGTTCACCTGGTGCGACCTTTAAGCCAAATAGAGATAATTCCCATGCCCTATGTCACTGAAGCCACAAGGGTTCACATCATTATACCTCTGACTCTGCAGGACCGGGGCCATGTCGACCATTTGCTTGAAGTCTTTGCCTCAAACGCCTTTGAGACGAGTGAAAACGCCATCCTGACGTTCTTGTTCATTTATGACCCCGTGGAGGCGCAGCAGGTCAATCAGAACGACATATTTGCCAGTGTGAAGACTCAGATTAACACTTATGAACGCAAATACCCCACAGTGAAAATCCCTTGGATAAGTGTCAAGACGGAAACACCCTCCCAGATTAAGTTCATGGACATAATCTCGAAGAAGCACCCAGTTGACACACTGTTTTTCTTGGCCAGCGTCACCACAACTGTCAATACTGAATTCCTGAACCGCTGCCGCATGAATTCCATCAACAACTGGCAGGTGTTCTTTCCCATTCATTTCCAGGACTACAATCCCGACGTGGCCTATCACAACCAGCAGCATCCGGCCACCGTGGACCTGGTCAAAGACGCAGGCCACTTTGACCGCAAGTCGTTTGACGAGTCGTGCTTCTACAACTCGGACTACATGGCGACACGCACGCGGATGGCGGCCGACGTTCAAGAGAACGAGGAGATCCTGGAGACGATAGACATCTACGACATGTTCGTAAAGTACTCGGGTCTGCACGTGTTCAGGGCCGTGGAGCCGGCGTTGCATCAGCAGTACCGCTACCAAGCCTGCAATCCGCGCCTCAGCGAAGACGTCTACCACAGGTGTGTTCAGAGTAACTTGGAAGGTCTGGGTTCGCGCTCCCAGCTCGCGATGCTGCTGTTTGAACAAGAGCAAGGAAACAGCACTTGAACGCACCACAGAAAATGTCTGTCCAGCACTTGATTTCAAACGGATGTGAACAGCTAGAATGTTTGCGGTGCGGTAAACACAGCTTATGTTTGAAGATGTGGTTACACGTCGTGCGTGATCAAGGGTTATTTGGTTTGTTCATCGTGCAGTTACATTCataaagaaacttttttttttgtataagtGTTTACATTACTCATCCTTACAGATGAGTACCAAGTACCAAAAAACTTTTGCTTGAGTTGTGTGGGGGCGATTTTGGACCACTGGAGGGCAGAAACCCAAAGCAGCAGAGACTTGAGGTACGAAAAGCTTCCCCCAATTCTGCGTAAGGTGTTACACGAGCGGCTGGTGTTGCCTTCATCTCAAAGTGTTCAGTGAAATTCCAATAATCACAGTAGGGATTTTATTCTTGGCGTGTTCCACCAACTCCTCGATTAAATACCTCGCTCAGTACGACTTTGCAGACAATAGGCTCGGTGGAACCAGTGTGCTTAGAACTGCCGCATGAGATTGGGGATTAAGCGAATGGGGTACTACAGCGAGTAAACAGGGAGAAGCTTTATTGCTTCTCGGTAGGATCAGAACAACCAGCAGCTATGTTTTCACAGTTCATTGAATGTTCATTTGATTGGATTATCAAGGATATTCAAAAAGGAGGTTTGTTGCATAGTTTGAATAGTTAGTTGATGTCGTGTATGGGCCGTTTTCCCAGTAGACGTTTTGATGATATCTCAGTGCGACATGACTGCGTTACAGTGAGTCAGCAGCGTGGTCAAGGCCAGGACCCTGACACTGAGGCGGCTAAATGAAATTCAGCGATCGTTCAGCTTATTATTTACACCagtttttgctgctgtgacatttaaaatgtccgCTGTGGAAAAAGGCCCCCGTGCACCCCCAGTTTGTTTGCCCTTTCACATAAGGGCAACGAAACACTGAGTTTTTGATATTtactgatttgtgtgtgtgtgtgtgtgtgtgtgtttttttaaaagcacatctTTGTATTTGTGCCTTGACACTGACTTTTCCTAtgctgactgtttttttttattaatccagATGTCACACGTCTGACGTATTTCATTATAATTTTAGTAATAATTCCACTGTGGATGAAACCTGTCACTATGAAAACAGCATTTATATTAGGAGGAGACTTGAAAAATATCGATACGTGCCTCAAATCATAGAAGATGAAATTATCATCAGCAGTTCTTCAGTCTTCAGAGATTATCCTCGTCAGCCAGCAGTGTCTATTCAGTTTTTCTgtgttgcaaaaacaaaagtatacaTGCATAATGAAGTAAGCGGTACTGAATTAGTtaagaaatgactgaaaatacGAATGTATTATGAAATATCTTTCCATGTCACCAAGTATAGACGGTTTTTAGCGTGACTGCTccaaagtgttgttgtttttactgtattgtaCAAACGTTTGTAAGTTATTGAATGTTGAATCATTGTCCTCCACTTACTGGCTACTTTCTCCCAGTTGCAGAacaatccagtgtgtgtgtgtgttttgtggagcGAGCGGTGCCTGATGGCAGGTAGTTATTAGTAgataataatgtgcaatattacTGATAACACACCTCGACAGATGTCTGATGGAGGACACGACTTTTGATGTCTTGGGATATTTGCTGCACGTACggcagtgtgtgtatatatcacAATACTGCTCCTGACATTGCATAAATTAAGACTTTGCTGAGTAAATACACTGTTAT
Above is a window of Solea senegalensis isolate Sse05_10M linkage group LG2, IFAPA_SoseM_1, whole genome shotgun sequence DNA encoding:
- the chpfa gene encoding chondroitin sulfate synthase 2, encoding MRFSALLSVLRSVGPVIIGISLGFTLSLLSVNWTDEACYVDVKEGEDTSLAQDGLLKGARKPNSISSLNDVESEEDFEPRIVPYKQVQSAAKKVFRARYISTELGMRERLFVGVLTSKNSINTMGVAVNRTISHHLDSVIFFTGTHNRKVPHGMFTVSHGDERLIWNMFQTVKYIFDHYINEYDWFYFVQDDTYTEADRIKTLVDHLSMDRELYMGSPEEFIGGEMEGKYCYGGFGYLLSRTLLLRLQPFLENCRNDILSARPDEWLGRCIIDYTNINCVGEFEGHQYHHYELGKNSDPSKEQSEHFKTALTVHPVSDPEQMYRLHRFFTEIELQKTYDEIAKLQKEIKNVSVVAFEGNRSAHWPVGINPPFEPKSRFEVLKWEYFTEEEIYSCIDGSPKCELQGVDRMDVADVIDTAILELNKKYKPVLHLKKQHLINGYRRFDPIRGMEYTLDLQLEVVNQKGHSRSISKRVHLVRPLSQIEIIPMPYVTEATRVHIIIPLTLQDRGHVDHLLEVFASNAFETSENAILTFLFIYDPVEAQQVNQNDIFASVKTQINTYERKYPTVKIPWISVKTETPSQIKFMDIISKKHPVDTLFFLASVTTTVNTEFLNRCRMNSINNWQVFFPIHFQDYNPDVAYHNQQHPATVDLVKDAGHFDRKSFDESCFYNSDYMATRTRMAADVQENEEILETIDIYDMFVKYSGLHVFRAVEPALHQQYRYQACNPRLSEDVYHRCVQSNLEGLGSRSQLAMLLFEQEQGNST